A single region of the Neotabrizicola shimadae genome encodes:
- the trxB gene encoding thioredoxin-disulfide reductase: MGESRHTRVLIIGSGPAGYTAAVYSARAMLNPVLIQGMQPGGQLTITTEVENWPGDTTVQGPELMVRMEHHAREMGAEVITDIVTRLDLSARPFTAETDSGTRWTADAVILATGAQAKWLGIPTEEKFKGFGVSACATCDGFFYRNREVVVIGGGNTAVEEALFLTNFATKVTVIHRRDSFRAEKIMQDRLFKHPKIEVVWNSTVEEILGTEAPLGVTGVRVKNVQTGAEHVVPCDGFFVAIGHAPASELVKDQLELHAGGYVKVEPGSTRTSIPGVFAAGDLTDHIYRQAVTSAGMGCMAALDAERWLAEQG, from the coding sequence ATGGGCGAGTCTCGGCATACCAGGGTTCTGATCATCGGTTCGGGGCCTGCCGGCTATACCGCCGCCGTCTATTCGGCGCGCGCGATGCTGAACCCGGTCCTGATCCAGGGGATGCAGCCCGGCGGACAGTTGACCATCACCACCGAAGTCGAGAACTGGCCCGGCGACACCACGGTGCAGGGCCCCGAGCTTATGGTGCGGATGGAGCACCACGCCCGCGAGATGGGCGCCGAGGTCATCACCGACATCGTCACCCGGCTGGACCTGTCCGCCCGCCCCTTCACCGCCGAAACCGACAGCGGCACGCGCTGGACCGCCGACGCCGTGATCCTGGCCACCGGGGCGCAGGCGAAATGGCTGGGCATCCCGACCGAAGAGAAGTTCAAGGGCTTCGGTGTCTCGGCCTGTGCCACCTGCGACGGCTTTTTCTATCGCAACCGCGAGGTTGTGGTGATCGGCGGCGGCAACACCGCGGTGGAAGAGGCGCTGTTCCTGACGAACTTCGCCACTAAGGTCACCGTGATCCACCGCCGCGACAGCTTCCGCGCCGAAAAGATCATGCAGGATCGGCTGTTCAAGCACCCGAAGATCGAGGTGGTCTGGAACTCCACCGTGGAAGAGATCCTCGGCACCGAGGCGCCGCTTGGCGTGACCGGCGTGCGCGTGAAGAACGTCCAGACCGGGGCGGAACATGTCGTGCCCTGCGACGGCTTCTTCGTGGCCATCGGCCATGCCCCGGCCTCGGAACTGGTGAAGGACCAGTTGGAACTGCACGCGGGCGGCTATGTGAAGGTCGAACCCGGATCGACCCGCACCTCGATCCCCGGCGTCTTTGCCGCCGGCGACCTGACCGACCACATCTACCGCCAGGCCGTCACTTCGGCCGGCATGGGCTGCATGGCCGCGCTGGATGCCGAACGGTGGCTGGCGGAACAGGGCTGA
- a CDS encoding sulfurtransferase TusA family protein yields MADQVLDARGVSCPLPILRTKKMLTDMPTGATLEVLTTDPGAVKDFEAFCRTTGNDLVEQDVDGSVYRFVIRHGG; encoded by the coding sequence ATGGCCGATCAGGTTCTTGATGCGAGGGGCGTGAGTTGCCCGCTGCCGATCCTGCGGACGAAGAAGATGCTGACCGACATGCCCACCGGCGCGACGCTGGAGGTGCTGACCACCGATCCCGGCGCGGTGAAGGACTTCGAAGCCTTCTGCCGCACCACCGGAAACGATCTGGTGGAACAGGATGTCGATGGTTCGGTCTATCGCTTCGTCATCCGGCACGGCGGCTGA
- a CDS encoding accessory factor UbiK family protein → MQTRSKIFDDLSQLMTNAMGVAQGARTEAETAMKGLMDRWLADRDFVTREEFDAVRAMAQKAREENEALSARLAALEAKLGG, encoded by the coding sequence ATGCAGACCCGGTCCAAGATTTTCGACGACCTGTCCCAGCTGATGACCAATGCCATGGGGGTGGCGCAGGGCGCCCGGACCGAGGCCGAGACCGCCATGAAGGGCCTGATGGACCGCTGGCTGGCCGACCGGGACTTCGTGACCCGTGAAGAGTTCGATGCCGTCCGGGCCATGGCCCAGAAGGCCCGCGAGGAGAACGAGGCCCTGTCCGCCCGGCTGGCGGCGCTGGAGGCGAAGCTCGGCGGCTGA
- a CDS encoding 4Fe-4S dicluster domain-containing protein — protein MTQLPARTDKKLGLAIDLDTCVGCQACVTACKGWNDQGYGVPLSDQDPYGAKPSGTFLNRVHTYQAETPEGMGVTVNFPRSCLHCEDAPCVTVCPTGASYKRAEDGIVLVNEDICIGCGLCAWACPYGAREMDQAAGVMKKCTLCVDRIYNENLPEEDRVPACVRTCPTGARHFGDFADPDSSVSRLTADRGGYALMPDMGTRPVNRYLPPRPKDAPDQASPLAPLLDIKASGLAGWLDRMLGKI, from the coding sequence GTGACCCAGCTTCCCGCCCGCACCGATAAGAAGCTCGGCCTGGCCATCGACCTGGACACCTGCGTCGGCTGCCAGGCCTGCGTCACCGCCTGCAAGGGCTGGAACGACCAGGGCTATGGCGTGCCGCTGTCGGACCAGGACCCCTACGGCGCCAAGCCATCGGGCACCTTCCTGAACCGCGTCCATACCTACCAGGCCGAAACGCCAGAAGGCATGGGCGTCACGGTGAACTTCCCCCGGTCCTGCCTGCATTGCGAGGACGCGCCCTGCGTCACCGTCTGCCCGACCGGCGCCAGCTACAAGCGGGCCGAGGATGGCATCGTGCTGGTGAACGAGGACATCTGCATCGGCTGTGGCCTCTGCGCCTGGGCCTGCCCCTATGGCGCGCGCGAGATGGATCAGGCAGCCGGTGTGATGAAGAAATGCACGCTCTGCGTGGACCGCATCTACAACGAGAACCTGCCCGAGGAGGACCGCGTGCCCGCCTGCGTGCGCACCTGCCCGACCGGCGCGCGCCATTTCGGCGATTTCGCCGATCCCGACAGCAGCGTCAGCCGCCTGACGGCCGACCGCGGCGGCTATGCGCTGATGCCGGACATGGGCACCCGGCCCGTCAACCGCTATCTGCCGCCGCGCCCGAAGGACGCGCCCGACCAGGCAAGCCCGCTGGCGCCTTTGCTGGACATCAAGGCCAGCGGCCTTGCCGGCTGGCTGGACCGGATGCTGGGGAAGATCTGA
- a CDS encoding class I SAM-dependent methyltransferase — protein sequence MTPLADLLARRIAATGPITVAEYMAECLLHPAHGYYATRDPFGTAGDFTTAPEISQMFGELLGLCLAQSWLDQGAPTPFTLAELGPGRGTLMADVLRATRAVPGFHAAAQVVLVEASPVLRQVQARTLGSHPVEWVGDAADLPDRPLFLLANEFFDALPIRQFQRDGAQWRERLIGLKGGALAFGLSDPVGPALPGPCFAADPPGTVAEICPSALPVMEEIARRLRSHGGVALIVDYGGWRSKGDTLQALRAHRMEDPLANPGEADLTAHVDFEALALAADVPHSGLTRQGDLLLRLGIAGRAERLAQRLTGAALDSHRAALHRLTDPAEMGSLFKALALHAPGMPPPPGFDPPTHRP from the coding sequence ATGACGCCGCTGGCGGACCTGCTGGCCCGTCGCATCGCTGCCACCGGGCCGATCACCGTGGCGGAGTACATGGCCGAATGCCTGCTGCACCCGGCGCATGGCTACTATGCCACGCGCGACCCTTTCGGCACCGCCGGCGATTTCACCACGGCGCCCGAGATCAGCCAGATGTTCGGCGAGCTTCTGGGGCTATGCCTCGCGCAAAGCTGGCTGGACCAGGGCGCGCCCACGCCCTTCACGCTGGCCGAGCTTGGCCCCGGTCGCGGCACGCTGATGGCCGATGTCCTGCGTGCCACCCGCGCGGTGCCGGGCTTTCATGCCGCCGCACAGGTGGTGCTGGTCGAAGCCTCGCCGGTGCTGCGGCAGGTGCAGGCGCGGACGCTTGGCTCGCACCCCGTCGAATGGGTCGGCGATGCGGCGGACCTGCCCGACCGGCCGCTGTTCCTTCTGGCCAACGAGTTCTTCGATGCCCTGCCGATCCGCCAGTTCCAGCGTGACGGCGCCCAATGGCGCGAAAGGCTCATCGGCCTGAAGGGCGGCGCGCTGGCCTTCGGCCTGTCCGATCCGGTCGGCCCCGCGCTTCCCGGACCGTGCTTTGCCGCCGACCCGCCCGGCACGGTGGCCGAGATCTGCCCCTCCGCGCTGCCCGTGATGGAGGAGATCGCCCGTCGCCTGCGCTCCCATGGCGGCGTTGCGCTGATCGTGGACTATGGCGGCTGGCGGTCGAAGGGAGACACGCTGCAGGCTCTGCGCGCGCACCGGATGGAAGACCCGCTGGCCAACCCCGGCGAGGCCGACCTGACCGCCCATGTCGATTTCGAGGCGCTGGCCCTGGCCGCCGATGTTCCCCACAGCGGCCTGACCCGGCAGGGCGACCTGTTGCTGCGCCTCGGCATCGCGGGCCGGGCTGAGCGGCTGGCACAGCGCCTGACCGGCGCGGCGCTGGACAGCCACCGCGCGGCGCTGCACCGCTTGACCGACCCTGCGGAAATGGGTTCCCTGTTCAAGGCGCTGGCGCTGCACGCGCCGGGCATGCCGCCGCCGCCCGGATTCGACCCGCCCACCCACAGGCCCTGA
- the dsrE2 gene encoding sulfur carrier protein DsrE2, translating to MLDEANGKSMSIIVTKGTLDWAYPPFILATTAAAMGLNVTMFFTFYGLGLLKKDLNLKISTLGNPAMEMPMGGAHMAMPNILAALPGASSLTSAMMKNMIRKKGVASIEELRDLAVEADVRLIACQMTMDLFEYKLDDMIPGLTIGGAATWVEAATKCDINLYI from the coding sequence ATGCTGGACGAAGCCAACGGCAAGTCGATGTCGATCATCGTGACGAAGGGCACGCTCGACTGGGCCTATCCGCCCTTCATCCTGGCCACCACGGCGGCGGCCATGGGGCTGAATGTCACGATGTTCTTCACCTTTTATGGGCTTGGCCTTCTGAAGAAAGACCTGAACCTGAAGATCTCCACACTCGGCAACCCGGCGATGGAGATGCCGATGGGCGGGGCGCACATGGCCATGCCCAACATCCTGGCGGCGCTTCCGGGCGCCTCGTCGCTGACCTCGGCGATGATGAAGAACATGATCCGCAAGAAGGGCGTCGCCTCGATCGAGGAACTGCGCGACTTGGCGGTCGAGGCCGATGTGCGGCTGATCGCCTGCCAGATGACCATGGACCTGTTCGAATACAAGCTGGACGACATGATCCCCGGCCTGACCATCGGCGGCGCCGCGACCTGGGTCGAGGCGGCGACGAAATGCGACATCAACCTGTACATCTGA
- the pgeF gene encoding peptidoglycan editing factor PgeF, whose protein sequence is MLEMITSQALKPRHGFFTRKGGASSGVFSGLNCGPGSSDLAEVVAINRARVAAAMGVEPHRLLTLNQVHSADVLVVDEPFEGRPRADAMVTATPGLALGVLTADCQPVLFADAEAGVIGAAHAGWRGAKDGVLEATVAAMVSLGARREAIAAVIGPTISQAAYEVGDEFVEAFIDEDRDNARFFAGGPNGRAMFDLPAFGLSRLRAAGVGHAEWTRHCTYRDPERFFSFRRTTHAGEADYGRLISVITL, encoded by the coding sequence ATGCTGGAAATGATCACCTCCCAGGCCCTGAAGCCCCGCCACGGGTTCTTCACCCGCAAGGGCGGCGCGTCCTCGGGCGTGTTCTCGGGGCTGAACTGCGGCCCCGGCTCCAGCGACCTGGCCGAGGTCGTGGCGATCAACCGCGCCCGTGTGGCCGCAGCGATGGGGGTGGAACCGCATCGCCTGCTGACCCTGAACCAGGTGCATTCCGCCGACGTCCTGGTCGTGGACGAGCCGTTCGAGGGCCGCCCCCGCGCCGATGCCATGGTGACTGCGACGCCGGGCCTGGCGCTTGGCGTGTTGACCGCCGACTGCCAGCCGGTTCTGTTTGCCGATGCCGAAGCCGGCGTGATCGGCGCGGCCCATGCGGGCTGGCGCGGCGCGAAGGATGGCGTGCTGGAAGCCACCGTCGCGGCAATGGTGTCGCTGGGTGCCCGTCGCGAGGCGATTGCCGCGGTCATCGGCCCGACCATCAGCCAGGCGGCCTATGAGGTGGGCGACGAGTTCGTGGAAGCCTTCATCGACGAGGATCGCGACAATGCCCGCTTCTTTGCGGGCGGCCCCAACGGACGGGCCATGTTCGACCTGCCCGCCTTCGGCCTGTCGCGCCTGCGCGCGGCCGGCGTGGGCCATGCCGAATGGACGCGGCACTGCACCTACCGCGACCCCGAGCGATTCTTTTCGTTCCGCCGCACCACCCATGCGGGCGAGGCCGACTACGGCCGGCTGATCTCGGTCATCACGCTCTGA
- a CDS encoding Lrp/AsnC family transcriptional regulator → MAQSRLDPIDRRILTELQADGRMTNVELAKRVGISAPPCLRRVRTLEEAGYIKGYHADIDARELGFEVQVFAMVRLQSQAEADLSAFEARCRAWPLVRECHMLNGEIDFILKCVAPDLSSFQSFLTEELLRADNVASVKTSLVIRCAKDEPGVPFDVLEARIARSA, encoded by the coding sequence ATGGCCCAATCGCGTCTCGACCCGATCGACCGCCGGATTCTGACCGAGCTTCAGGCCGATGGACGCATGACGAATGTGGAACTTGCCAAGCGTGTCGGCATCTCGGCCCCGCCCTGCCTGCGCCGGGTGCGGACGCTGGAGGAGGCCGGGTACATCAAGGGGTATCACGCCGACATCGACGCGCGCGAACTGGGGTTCGAAGTGCAGGTCTTTGCGATGGTTCGGCTGCAAAGCCAGGCCGAAGCCGATCTGTCGGCCTTCGAGGCGCGCTGCCGTGCCTGGCCGCTGGTCCGCGAGTGCCACATGCTGAACGGCGAGATCGACTTCATCCTGAAATGCGTGGCGCCCGACCTGTCGTCGTTTCAAAGCTTCCTGACCGAGGAGCTTCTGCGCGCCGATAATGTGGCCAGCGTCAAGACCAGCCTGGTGATCCGCTGCGCCAAGGACGAGCCCGGCGTTCCCTTCGACGTTCTGGAAGCCCGCATCGCGCGCAGCGCCTGA
- a CDS encoding TerC family protein, producing MEIFTAAGFAVFLQVIAIDLVLAGDNAVVIGLAAAGLPKEQRTKAILVGILAATVLRIAFALVATQLLAITGLLLAGGILLLWVCWKMWRELRSGHGDQEVQAQEALANADLNADGTIAKGAPRKTFAQAAWQIVIADVSMSLDNVLAVAGAAHEHPTILIFGLGLSIALMGIAASFIARLLNRFRWIAYIGLAIILYVALDMIWRGWHEVGPLVQAAVLG from the coding sequence ATGGAAATCTTCACCGCCGCAGGCTTTGCCGTCTTCCTGCAGGTCATCGCCATCGACCTCGTGCTGGCGGGCGACAATGCGGTGGTCATCGGCCTTGCCGCGGCGGGCCTGCCGAAGGAACAGCGCACCAAGGCCATCCTGGTGGGCATCCTGGCCGCCACGGTGCTGCGCATCGCCTTCGCGCTGGTCGCCACCCAGCTTCTGGCCATCACCGGGCTTCTGCTGGCCGGGGGCATCCTGCTGCTCTGGGTCTGCTGGAAGATGTGGCGCGAACTGCGCTCGGGCCACGGCGACCAAGAGGTTCAGGCCCAGGAGGCGCTGGCCAACGCCGACCTGAACGCGGACGGCACCATCGCCAAAGGCGCGCCGCGCAAGACATTTGCCCAGGCCGCCTGGCAGATCGTCATCGCCGACGTCTCCATGTCGCTCGACAATGTGCTGGCCGTGGCGGGCGCCGCCCATGAACACCCGACGATCCTGATCTTCGGCCTCGGTCTCTCCATCGCCCTGATGGGCATTGCCGCCTCGTTCATAGCGCGGCTCCTGAACCGCTTCCGCTGGATCGCCTATATCGGCCTGGCCATCATCCTTTATGTCGCGCTCGACATGATCTGGCGCGGCTGGCACGAGGTCGGCCCGCTGGTGCAGGCCGCCGTTCTGGGCTAG
- a CDS encoding molybdopterin oxidoreductase family protein, whose protein sequence is MSEPRLNLSPPVSDEVRRTTCYMCACRCGINVHLKSGRVSYIEGNRDHPINKGVLCAKGASGIMQITAPSRLRAPMKRVGPRGSGAFEEITWDEALELAVSWMKPLRETAPEKLAFFTGRDQSQSLTGWWAQAFGTPNYAAHGGFCSVNMAAGGIYTLGGAFWEFGAPDWDRSRLFVLFGVAEDHDSNPIKIGIGKIKARGGRVIGVNPIRSGYNAVADDWIGITPGADGLLILSLIHCLLEAGKIDLDYLARWTNAPLLVNGTEGPEKGLILKNAESQPFVIDRRTGRPAPWDGKGVEPDLGATWDGHRTVFQHMAERYLSPDYAPEAVAARCAVPAARIRALAAELAQVAFDQAIELPIRWTDFRGDEHEKMVGRPVSFHAMRGISAHSNGFQTARALHLLQIVLGAVETPGSWRMKPPYPKPVEAHPTPNHVAVPGKPLTGPHLGYVRSPEQLALKPDGSPARIDKAFTWENPFSAHGLMHMVIPNAHAGDPYRIDTLFLYMANMAWNSSMNTAKVMEMLTDKGADGEYVIPRIIYSDAYASEMVAYADLILPDTTYVERHDCISLLDRPISEPEAAGDSIRWPVVEPDRDVRGFQSVLLDLGARLGLPGMVAEDGSPKFKDYADYIVNHQRRPGVGPLIGFRGNGDLEGRGAPNPDQLQRYIENGSFYQAHVPHGAEFMKPWNAAYQDWAVATSFYDTPQPYLFSIWSEPMRRFQLAAEGHGAIQPPDPLRERLKMAMDPLPVWYPPFGDQEAAGWGYPVHALTQRPMDMYHSWGSQNAWLRQIRGMNYLYLPTKLWQAHGFKDGDYARVSSPNGVITVPAAHMAGLNENTVWTWNAIGKRRGAWALDSEAPEAKEGFLLNHLISELLPEKGDGMRWSNSDPVTGQAAWFDLRVRIENAGPMDHALPQFPDLPRVVPQGKERRT, encoded by the coding sequence ATGAGCGAGCCTCGCCTGAACCTGTCGCCGCCCGTGTCGGACGAGGTGCGCAGGACCACCTGCTACATGTGCGCCTGCCGCTGCGGCATCAACGTGCACCTGAAAAGCGGTCGCGTCAGCTATATCGAGGGCAACCGCGACCATCCGATCAACAAGGGCGTGCTCTGCGCCAAGGGCGCCAGCGGCATCATGCAGATCACCGCGCCCTCGCGGCTGCGCGCGCCGATGAAACGGGTGGGGCCGCGCGGGTCGGGCGCCTTCGAGGAAATCACCTGGGACGAGGCGCTGGAGCTGGCGGTGTCCTGGATGAAGCCGCTGCGCGAGACGGCGCCGGAAAAGCTGGCGTTCTTCACCGGGCGCGACCAGTCGCAATCGCTGACGGGCTGGTGGGCGCAGGCCTTCGGCACGCCGAACTATGCCGCCCATGGCGGGTTCTGTTCGGTGAACATGGCGGCGGGCGGCATCTATACCCTGGGCGGCGCCTTCTGGGAGTTCGGCGCGCCAGACTGGGACCGCTCGCGCCTGTTCGTGCTGTTCGGCGTGGCCGAGGACCATGACAGCAACCCGATCAAGATCGGCATCGGCAAGATCAAGGCGCGCGGCGGACGGGTGATCGGGGTCAACCCGATCCGGTCGGGCTATAACGCCGTGGCCGATGACTGGATCGGCATCACGCCGGGGGCGGATGGCCTGCTGATCCTGTCGCTGATCCATTGCCTCTTGGAAGCTGGCAAGATCGACCTGGACTATCTGGCGCGCTGGACCAACGCGCCCTTGCTGGTGAATGGCACGGAAGGCCCCGAGAAGGGGCTGATCCTGAAGAACGCCGAAAGCCAGCCCTTCGTGATCGACCGCCGCACCGGCCGGCCGGCCCCCTGGGACGGCAAGGGGGTAGAGCCGGACCTGGGCGCCACCTGGGACGGGCACCGCACAGTGTTTCAGCACATGGCGGAACGCTACCTGTCGCCCGATTACGCGCCCGAGGCCGTGGCCGCGCGCTGCGCTGTACCGGCGGCGCGCATCCGCGCTCTGGCAGCGGAACTGGCGCAGGTGGCCTTTGACCAAGCCATCGAACTGCCAATCCGCTGGACGGATTTCCGCGGCGACGAGCATGAAAAGATGGTGGGACGCCCCGTCAGCTTTCACGCCATGCGCGGCATCTCGGCCCATTCCAACGGCTTCCAGACGGCGCGCGCGCTGCACCTGTTGCAGATCGTGCTGGGCGCGGTGGAAACTCCGGGCTCGTGGCGGATGAAGCCACCCTATCCGAAGCCGGTCGAGGCGCATCCGACGCCGAACCATGTGGCCGTGCCCGGCAAGCCCTTGACCGGGCCGCATCTGGGCTATGTACGCAGCCCTGAACAGCTGGCGCTGAAGCCCGACGGCTCGCCCGCCCGCATCGACAAGGCGTTCACCTGGGAAAACCCGTTCTCGGCCCATGGGCTGATGCACATGGTGATTCCCAATGCCCATGCGGGCGACCCGTACCGCATCGACACGTTGTTCCTCTACATGGCGAACATGGCCTGGAACTCGTCGATGAACACGGCGAAGGTCATGGAGATGCTGACCGACAAGGGCGCGGACGGGGAATATGTCATCCCCCGGATCATCTATTCCGACGCCTATGCCAGCGAGATGGTGGCCTATGCCGACCTGATCCTGCCCGACACGACCTATGTCGAACGCCACGACTGCATCAGCTTGCTGGACCGCCCGATTTCCGAACCCGAGGCCGCAGGCGACAGCATCCGCTGGCCGGTGGTGGAGCCGGACCGGGACGTGCGCGGCTTCCAGTCCGTGCTTCTGGACCTGGGCGCGCGCCTCGGCCTTCCGGGCATGGTGGCCGAGGACGGAAGCCCGAAGTTCAAGGACTACGCCGATTACATCGTAAACCACCAGCGCCGCCCCGGCGTGGGTCCGCTGATCGGCTTTCGCGGAAACGGCGACCTGGAGGGGCGCGGCGCGCCGAACCCCGACCAGTTGCAGCGCTATATCGAAAACGGCAGCTTCTATCAGGCGCATGTCCCGCATGGGGCAGAGTTCATGAAGCCCTGGAACGCCGCCTATCAGGACTGGGCGGTGGCGACCTCGTTCTACGACACGCCGCAACCCTACCTGTTCTCAATCTGGTCGGAACCGATGCGCCGCTTCCAGCTGGCGGCGGAGGGGCATGGCGCGATCCAGCCGCCCGATCCCCTGCGCGAACGACTGAAGATGGCGATGGACCCGCTGCCGGTCTGGTATCCGCCCTTCGGCGACCAGGAGGCGGCGGGCTGGGGCTATCCGGTCCATGCGCTGACGCAACGGCCGATGGACATGTACCACAGCTGGGGCAGCCAGAACGCCTGGCTGCGCCAGATCCGGGGGATGAACTACCTCTACCTGCCCACGAAGCTGTGGCAGGCGCACGGGTTCAAGGACGGCGATTATGCCCGGGTGTCCTCGCCCAACGGGGTCATCACCGTGCCGGCTGCGCATATGGCCGGGCTGAACGAGAACACGGTCTGGACCTGGAACGCCATCGGCAAACGCCGGGGCGCCTGGGCACTGGACAGCGAGGCGCCCGAGGCGAAGGAGGGGTTCCTGTTGAACCACCTGATCAGCGAACTGCTGCCGGAAAAAGGCGACGGGATGCGCTGGTCGAACTCCGACCCGGTGACGGGGCAGGCGGCCTGGTTCGACCTGCGCGTGCGGATCGAAAATGCCGGGCCGATGGACCACGCCCTGCCGCAGTTCCCCGACCTGCCGCGCGTGGTCCCGCAGGGAAAGGAACGGCGGACATGA
- the lgt gene encoding prolipoprotein diacylglyceryl transferase — protein MTPLPFPPLSPEVFTIGLGGLTFSLRWYALAYIAGILIAWRLVLAAIRRPALWGPAGAPLTPEQLERFLTWAILGVILGGRLGFVLFYQPAHYLTHPFDILKVWEGGMSFHGGFLGVVAAAILFCRRERVPMLAMGDLLAIAVTPGLFLGRLANFINAELWGRPTALPWGVAFPGEAAQTCPGIEGICGRHPSQLYEALLEGLILGALILVLAFRRGWLKAPGRLMGLFVAGYGLARFLVEFVRQPDAQFITPGNPLGLALQVNGWGLTMGQLLSLPMIAVGLWFIARSRAA, from the coding sequence GTGACCCCCCTTCCCTTCCCGCCGCTCTCGCCCGAGGTCTTCACCATCGGCCTCGGAGGCCTGACCTTTTCGCTCCGCTGGTATGCCCTGGCCTATATCGCCGGGATCCTCATCGCCTGGCGGCTGGTCCTGGCCGCGATCCGCCGCCCGGCACTCTGGGGCCCCGCGGGCGCGCCGCTCACGCCAGAGCAGCTGGAACGGTTCCTGACCTGGGCCATCCTGGGCGTCATCCTGGGCGGCCGGCTGGGCTTCGTCCTCTTCTACCAGCCCGCCCACTACCTGACCCACCCCTTCGACATCCTGAAGGTCTGGGAGGGCGGCATGTCCTTCCACGGCGGCTTCCTGGGCGTCGTCGCCGCCGCCATCCTCTTCTGCCGGCGCGAGCGGGTCCCCATGCTGGCGATGGGCGACCTTCTGGCCATCGCCGTCACCCCCGGCCTGTTCCTTGGCCGCCTGGCCAATTTCATCAACGCGGAACTCTGGGGGCGCCCCACCGCTCTGCCCTGGGGCGTGGCCTTCCCCGGCGAGGCCGCGCAGACCTGCCCCGGCATCGAGGGCATCTGCGGCCGCCACCCCAGCCAGCTGTACGAGGCGCTGCTGGAGGGCCTGATCCTGGGCGCCCTGATCCTTGTGCTGGCCTTCCGGCGCGGCTGGCTGAAGGCCCCCGGCCGGCTGATGGGCCTTTTCGTCGCGGGCTATGGCCTGGCCCGGTTCCTGGTGGAATTCGTCCGCCAGCCCGACGCCCAGTTCATCACCCCCGGCAACCCGCTTGGCCTGGCCCTGCAGGTGAACGGCTGGGGCCTGACCATGGGCCAGCTGCTTTCTCTGCCGATGATCGCCGTGGGCCTGTGGTTCATCGCCCGGTCGCGGGCCGCATGA
- a CDS encoding dimethyl sulfoxide reductase anchor subunit family protein, translating to MHPAPSVILFTVFSGMGFGFLALLGLGVLTASGWTAFFLWGLGYALAVGGLVASTFHLGHPERAFRAFSQWQTSWLSREGVASVATLLVLAPVAAGQWLGLPAPQGLGWIGAAGCAATVFCTSMIYAQLKTVPRWHHWITPVLFLAFALTGGLILAGQMLAMPAALALSAILFLSFRIGDGQFPAAALTTGHATGLAHLGRVTVLERGHTAGNYLLTEMIHVVGRKHAEKLRIIAILLAGILPALVLLVLPLVAAIPLATAIHLIGAMAARWLFFAEAEHVVGLYYGMR from the coding sequence ATGCATCCCGCGCCCTCCGTCATCCTGTTCACCGTGTTCTCCGGCATGGGCTTCGGCTTCCTTGCCCTTCTGGGACTGGGCGTGCTGACCGCCTCCGGCTGGACCGCGTTCTTCCTCTGGGGCCTTGGCTATGCGCTGGCTGTGGGCGGCCTTGTCGCCTCGACCTTCCACCTCGGCCATCCCGAACGCGCCTTCCGCGCCTTCAGCCAGTGGCAGACCTCCTGGCTCTCGCGCGAGGGCGTGGCCTCTGTCGCCACGCTTCTGGTGCTGGCGCCGGTTGCCGCCGGGCAGTGGCTGGGCCTGCCCGCGCCGCAGGGGCTGGGCTGGATCGGCGCGGCCGGCTGCGCGGCCACCGTCTTCTGCACCTCGATGATCTATGCGCAGCTCAAGACCGTGCCGCGCTGGCACCACTGGATCACCCCGGTCCTGTTCCTGGCCTTTGCGCTGACCGGCGGGCTGATCCTGGCCGGGCAGATGCTGGCCATGCCCGCGGCCCTGGCGCTGTCGGCGATCCTGTTCCTCTCCTTCCGCATCGGCGACGGCCAGTTCCCCGCGGCCGCGCTGACCACCGGCCATGCCACGGGCCTGGCCCATCTGGGCCGGGTCACGGTGCTGGAGCGGGGGCATACCGCCGGCAACTACCTTCTGACCGAGATGATCCATGTCGTCGGCCGCAAACATGCCGAAAAACTGCGGATCATCGCCATCCTTCTGGCGGGCATCCTGCCCGCGCTGGTGCTGCTGGTGCTGCCGCTCGTGGCCGCCATCCCGCTGGCAACGGCGATCCATCTGATCGGCGCAATGGCGGCGCGCTGGCTGTTCTTCGCCGAGGCCGAACATGTCGTCGGCCTCTACTACGGCATGAGGTGA